In Carya illinoinensis cultivar Pawnee chromosome 10, C.illinoinensisPawnee_v1, whole genome shotgun sequence, one DNA window encodes the following:
- the LOC122278039 gene encoding uncharacterized protein LOC122278039: MDGVDGSRRRRSLKERLGFRGIGCCGSTWGFGATTMRDDEDEEGQREEEDVVYVVRDPPENNSDPGCVAPVISGSGMNLAAALAAERHFRASHEPEGGTATVAGPTVNNVISAETEVPAPATPSRVSLMRLLEETTDGGDGVAREKEREKGGGAVGSDSVCCVCMVRKKGAAFIPCGHTFCRVCTRELWLNRGSCPLCNRSILEILDIF; the protein is encoded by the coding sequence ATGGACGGTGTGGATGGATCGAGGAGGCGGAGGAGTCTGAAGGAACGGCTGGGATTTAGGGGGATAGGTTGCTGTGGATCCACCTGGGGTTTCGGGGCAACGACGATGAGAGACGACGAGGATGAAGAAGGCCAACGAGAAGAGGAGGATGTAGTCTATGTGGTCCGGGATCCGCCGGAGAATAATTCTGATCCGGGTTGCGTGGCCCCGGTTATTTCTGGTTCGGGTATGAACTTAGCGGCAGCGTTGGCGGCAGAGCGACACTTCCGGGCGTCGCACGAACCAGAGGGAGGGACGGCGACAGTAGCGGGACCCACCGTTAATAACGTCATAAGTGCCGAAACTGAAGTTCCCGCACCGGCAACACCTTCGAGGGTGTCGTTGATGAGACTGCTCGAGGAAACAACGGACGGTGGAGATGGGGTGgcgagggagaaagagagagagaaaggaggagGGGCGGTGGGGAGTGATTCAGTGTGCTGCGTGTGCATGGTGAGGAAGAAAGGCGCAGCGTTCATCCCATGTGGGCACACTTTTTGCAGGGTGTGTACGAGGGAGTTGTGGTTGAACCGAGGATCTTGTCCGCTTTGCAACCGTTCGATCCTCGAGATCCTCGACATCTTCTAA